The Bacteroidota bacterium genome includes the window GATATTTTGATAAAATGGCTAAAAAGAAAGAAAAAGGTATTGTAGAAATAAACAGGATACGGGTTGTTCTTGCGGAAAAGAATATTTCTCAGAAGGATCTTGCTGAAATGGTAAATAAAGCGCCAGGAACAATAACAAGAATATGCAGTAATAAAAATCAACCTACCTTAAAACTTCTAAGAGAAATTGCTCTTGCTTTAGACGTGAATATTAAGGAGCTACTTTATGACACAAAATTCTAATAATCTATAAAATTGGTATATACTTGAGAAGTGCGGCAATTTTTTCATATTCAAGAATCTTTTGCATATTCTTTATTTCTTCCTCACCACCACTAATTGATGCTTGCAAAATAATTGCTTCTGAGTAACCTTCTACAAATTCAGACTCTTCTTTTTTAAACTCTATTTTTAGCGCTCTTAAATAATCTTGTTTTGCAAGATCATACAGTCCCTTGCTGAAATAACAGTGACTTCTGAGATAATATATTGTTGCGTCATTTGGAAAATGATTAATAGTTCTGTTCAAATCTGAAATGGCTTCATCATAAAGTTGAACTATATTATTTAAAATACCTCTTATCCTTATCACTTGCATATTCTCCGGTTCTGACTTCAATTTTTTATTGCACGTTTTTAATAAACGGTGAAATGCTTCTATACTTTTTCTCTTGATTTCATACATAATGTTGAATTCTTACAATATTATAAAAAAAGCCCTCTTTCGAGGACTTTTTTATTTAAGCTGGTTGCTTTTCTCCTTCGGCAGTAGCATTGACAACCATTTCATTTACATCGTCCAAAACTTCATTTTCAAAATCATCTAAATATGATTGAGTGGTTGCTTCATCTTCATGGCCTAAACCTTCTTTAATAACTGAGGTAGGAACATTGCTATACTTGGCTATTGTTGCCCAACTATGGCGTATAACATAAGAGGTGAAGGTGGATCCTCCAATTTTTTTGAGATATTTATTATGCTGTTTTAACCTGTCAGCTTGCGACCGCCCCTTTTCCTTTAAAGTCATATCATCTCTGTCTAAGATATCCGCCATTATTGGAAATACATAATCAGTTTCTTTTTTCCCTGGTAAGTAATGCTGAAGGATATCTTTTGCTTCCTGCGTTAATTTTATATCATATACTCTTTTTGTTTTCCTTCTGATATATCTGATTCTGTCCTTGTTAATATTTGAAACCCTCAATCGGGATAAATCAATAAAGTTCATACCCCTTGCATTGAACATAAAAAATAGATAATTCTTATTATGCCACATTACACTCCCTTTTTCATATTCCTGTTTACGAATATCACCTAACACCGTTTTTTTAACGGCTCTTTTTTGAGGCTTCTGACGCTTGATTTTATATTTCCGGA containing:
- a CDS encoding helix-turn-helix transcriptional regulator, with product MAKKKEKGIVEINRIRVVLAEKNISQKDLAEMVNKAPGTITRICSNKNQPTLKLLREIALALDVNIKELLYDTKF